The region TGAGGTAAACGCTTGGCGAGAAACCCTGTGCACTAGGTATACTTAACTACAAAAACACAACACGTGACTTGAAGGAGTTCCATGTCAGAAAAACAGCTTACTGCTCATGATATGGAGCTCCTAATCTGTGCAGGTATTTACGTTGAACCCCAGACGCTGAGTGGTCCTGCGTTGGTATTTCCTATCTCAGATGGTGAAGGTGGAGAAATACGCGTGCTGTGGCAGGGCGGCGCCTATGAGAGTGCAACTTACACGGATTCAAGAAAGAATCAGCTGGTATTTCCTTATCTTGAATTGTATGACTTGCTGTTTGAAGCTGCCTGTCCTGTACACTCAGTTTTGATGATTGGTGCTGGCGGCTGCTCGTATCCTCGTTATTTAGTAGCTCACCATCCAGAGGTTTCTTGCGATGCACTGGAGATTGATCCTAAAATTGCAGCTCTAGCTCGTAGCCACTTCTTTGTGGATGAGGCTATTAGAGAGAGCAACAACAGACTTCAGCTACAGATAGCTGATGGCGTTGAGTATATAAAGAGCCTATCTACATCTAATAACAAGCACTATGACGCTATCCTAAACGACTGTTTTATCGGAGAAGCTCCACCTGCGGCTATGATGACCGTTGAGTGGATGAGCTTGGTAGCACAATGCCTTACTCCTGGCGGAAGATATCTCACAAATGTAGTTTCTGCACAAGTAGGAGAGGATGCGCATCAGCTTGAAGCGCTCATGGATGCTGCTCGCATGGTGTTTGAACAGGTAAAGGTTGTTCCCTTGGATCTAGAAGTAGATCCAACAGAGCCAGATAACCTTATGCTCGTTTGTCAGCGCGCTTAAGTATTAGTATTTGACTATTTATTAGTCAAAAGTTTTAGTGATGTTAATGAATTAACATCGATAGAAAATTAAAAAACAATGAAGTGTAAAATTAAAGTCGCTGATTTTAGTTTTTGAATGATTCTCGTTTGGACACAGCATAAATTGAATTCTTTAGTCCAGTTCAGTGCACTTGATTGGAGATATAAATATATGAAAGAATCGTTTTTATCAATAAAAGAAATCTTTCATATTGGTAATGGAAAAATTAATGTACTAGTTTTTCTTGCTGTTTTAGCGGTTATATCATCATTTCTTGAAATTTATTCGATTCAATATATGCAGTCACTTTCAAAAGTTTTTAGCACAACGGTTTCAAATGATCTTTTTCAAATTGGTTTTATTTGTGCTAAGTTTTTGATGTTAATTGTGCTTTCAACAATAGTTAGAAATTACTTTTGCTTTAGAGTTTCCGTCTTTTCAAACGACATCATTAAAAACGTAAGAGATAAAGCGTATTCGAAACTTACTGATACGGAATATGAATTAGCGATAATTCACGATAATGCGTTTTATATTAATTTGATAGACAATAACGTAAATAAATTGAGCTTAATTTTTTCAACAAGTTTTTTTACTTTGTGCTCAGATATATTCGATACAGTGTGGATTTGCTTTTTTATGATACAAATAAATATTACATCGTTACTTATTTTAATAGTTGGCATATTACCATTAGTTTTAATCGGTAATATATCAGCATCCGAGCAAAAGAAGTTTGCAGAAAATACAATCAAACTCAATGAGGATTTGATTGAAAAGATTAATGAAACTAATGATAACTTTTCATATATTAAATTGTTTAAAGGTAAGGAGAGAGAGGCTAATCGTTTTAACCGTATAAATATTGATATTTTGGAGAATGATAATTTATCGAGTGCAGCACTTAGTATTTTCTTTGTAATAGAAAAAAGTATTCGATACTTATTTGTTGCGATTTCATTATTCTTTTTATGTAAAGATGTACTAGCGCAAGATGGGAATTGGATGATTCTTATCCCATTTTTGCTCTATGTACAAAGATTTTATAATCCATTTTCAAATTTGAATAAATATTCTCAGTTAATTCAAAAATCCGTTTCAAGTGCAGACAAGCTTATAGATTTTATAATCTCAAAGCCAACTGAGGAAATTTCAACTATTCAATTTATTTCTGATTCATCTGAATCAGAAATAGTTTTGTCTGGTATATCAAAGAATTATGAATCTGAAACAATTCTTGAAGATGTTACTTTTAGTTTTAAAGAAGGAATCAACTTAATTGACGGAAAAAGCGGTGTAGGTAAATCCACTTTGTTAAAAATACTTTTAGGCTTAATTAAATCTTCGAGTGGGAAAGTGACTATTTATTCTCGAGCAGATGACTTGAATTTGTATGCATATTCAGGACAATCAAATAAACTGTTTAATTTATCTGTGATAGAAAATTTAATATATCCAAAAACCGTAGACCATCTTTCATCATCGGAAAGAATGAAATTAGAGAGTCTACTAGATGAATTTGGATTCAGAAAAAGCATATTGAATAAAGATATTGCTAAAGAAGGTGAAAATCTTTCTGGAGGTGAAAGAAAAAGACTGTCTATTCTTAGAGCACTGATTCGTCCGTCAAAAGTTGTGATACTTGATGAACCATTTGCAAACTTAGATTCGAACAATATTGAAATTATCGCTCGGAAAATACAGGATCTTTCCAAGAACAGAATTGTTATTATTGTTTCTCACGAAACGTCATTTCCTGATTCTTTAAAATTTAATACGCACTTGACTATTAGCGGCACCTAAAGTTTTCTTTTGTTTTAATCATCCTTCCTCAAAATCCAGAAACAGACCCAACAGAGCCAGATAACCTTATGCTCGTTTGTCAGCGCGCTTAAGTGCGGTGAGCGCAAGCGCAAGGCATGTACTCATAAGTACAATGCCTATGCCAAAGAGAACCAAGAAACCGTGGGCTGAACCGTCAACAATCAAGCTCCAAATAATGAGCGCACAGGCAGAGACAAAGCAGCTTACACCTGCAATTCTTGAGTAGATAAGAGTGGAATCTTTTTTTCCAAAGACTGTGCGTACCAAAAGAGGTGAGCCGACTGTTGTAAGGGCGTAGGCAATTCCAAAAAGGAAGGTTCCTGCCAGCAAGAGCGGCAATATTGGAAGCTTAATTCCCAACATAAGTAAGCTAACAATACCCGAGAAAATTCCTACAAAGCAGGCAAGTTTTACCGAAATATCACTTAACGCGCCTAGAAGTACCTTTCCAATTGCTTGGCCAAGCATAGTTGCTCCGGCAAGAAGGCCCGTAGCCGCAGCAATTGCAGGAGCGGTTTCTGCAAACGTTGCAGCATAGCTAGGGAAGTACTGAGAAATTTGCTGGTTAAGAGTAATGAGTGCATAAAACGCTGCAACCATATAAAACTCTGGATATTTCATTGCGTCATCAGCAGAGATGTCGGTTGAAGTAGTTTCTTCAACTTCAACGTTTTTCTCGCCAATAGAGGAGAAGGTAAGAGGCGTAAGGCCAAGGTCTTGGGGTTTCTCGCGTATTACAAAAAGGGTAAAGGGGAGTGTTCCCACTAGCATGACTAGGGCAAAAATAAGATAACAAGCACGCCAACCTTCAGGACTAGAGGAGATAATGGCAGATCCGATGGGGTTAAAGACAGTGCCGCCGATGCCGGTAAATGCAAAGCAGAGACCCATAAAAGTACCAACGCGCTGGTCAAACCAATCGTTGATAAGGGCAGGGACGCACAAGAACATGAGTGCAGGTACGCCAATACCAAGTCCCACCGCGCAGAGATAGAAATGCCATATCTCTTGAGCGGCTGACATGGCTCCGTATGAAGCTGCGCAGATGATAACGCTTGCAGAAAGCACCAGGCGAGTGTCGTGTGATTTATAGAACTTGCCTATGAACGGCAAAGCTATCGTCATAGCAATGCAGAGTACCGAGAAGACCGCAGAGAAGGCAACGCGGGGAACGCCAAAATAGTTTGAAACAGGTGTAATAAAAATTCCAAAGCAGGTCAAAATAATTGCACAGGGCAAAAACATGATGACAATACAAGTTGCAACGATGGCATATGCATACTTAGTGCCTAGTAAACGTTGTAGCACTGAGGCTCCTCTCTTTTGACCAGAAATAGTGTAGGCGATGTGCCGTAAAAAGGACACATCGCCTACCGAGTCGTACAAAATTTTTAGAGCTAAAAAGCCTTTGTGAGTGCGTTTTGCTTACTTTTTTACGCGCTATTTTGCGAACATGAGACCTTAACTGTCAGAGCCTCTGCGGTTTTCTCCCTCAAGGGCACGGATTGGTCCGATGTCTTGAGTGGTCTCAAGAGCGCCCAGGTAGTTGCCCTTTTCATCGCGGACAGCAAAGTAACGGACATAGAGGAACTTGTCTTTGACTTCAAACCAGAACTCAGAGCAATCACGCTTGCCGCTCTTGAACTCGGTGAGGATACGGCGAACAGCTTCTTGGCTCTTTGGTGGATGACAATCGTAGACGTCGCGACCAAGGCAACTCTTTGGACGAGGGAAGGCGCGGGTGTCGCCGTGGCTGAAGTAACGGGTTTTATCGTCTGCATCAACAAAGGTAATGTCAAGCGGAATGGTTGCAAAAACAGCCTCAAGCTGAGGAATGGTGAACTCACCGGTAGAGAGTTTAACCTTTCCATCAGCAGAAATTGCTTCCTCTTCTGCCTCAGCGTTATTCTCGCCCATAGCACCTGCAGCTTCCATTTCTTTGAGTTTGTCATTTGCAAGCTCAAGAGGATCTGCATGCCATGAAGGTGGATTGACGCCAAATGCGTGGCCAAACTCGTTCTCTTCAGCAGCAATTTGGGTCCACTGGGTGGCAGTTAGGTGCTCAAGGGAAAGTGGAATAAGGACGTTCTCTTCCTTGGAAGCCATGGACTCAGCGCCTTCAATAGCTTCATCCAGATAGTCAGCAACGCCTGCCATAAGACCAGCATCATACTGACCATAAGCAGTCTCAAGCAGAGCCTCTGCGCCGTTAACGGCGTTTCTTACTTCGTCGTCTTTGCCCCACATAACCTTTGAAGGACCGGTAATATCGTGACGCTCCAGGTGAGGGAAGAGCAGCTCTTCCTTGCGTTTGTAGTGAACAAAGACCTCGTCAAAGGCGTCCATATCAGCCTTTAGAATTGCTGCAACACCAGCGCACTCTTCATTGCTGGAAGACTCGTTAAGCGTGCGAGCACGTCTTACATCTGGAGCAACGCGGTCGTGAATAAAGGCAAGAATGCGGTCGTTTTCTTGGCGCATGGTCCAAACAGGATGTCCAGGAGTCTCTTCAGCAGCGCCTGTTGGTGCACAAGAGACCTTTCCTTCAAAGAGAGCAGCGTGAACGTCGCAGAGCTTCAAGACCTTCTCCATAGGAACACCGCCAGCGATAAGCTCCTGCTCAGCGGTAGAGATCTCAGATCCAGAGACATCCTTGAAGTTACGAGCAAAGTCCTCACGAACAGCCTCGATGTCCTCACCGTCGTTGAGGCGCTCAAGATACTGGGCGATAAGAGCTTTGCGCTCCTTAGGGGTTTGTGCAATAGGTGCGTCAGTTGCCTCTGTGTCTGCGGGTTTCTCGTCAGATGGAGTGTCTGCAGCTATAGGCTCCTCATCACCAAGAATAGTAAAGCCGTGAGAGCGGAAAATTGCCTTGAGCTCCTCAAGGTCTACGCCTTTGTGGTCACAGCCTTTAGGAATGGTCATAAAACGGCCCATGGTCTGAAGGCGGCCTGGCTCGGTAATCTCGGCAAAGCCGTTTTCTGCCATAAGGCCTTTAATGACGGGAAACTTAGTGCAAATCTCATAAACGGATTTGCTTAAATCAAGAACCTGTGCCATACGGGCTCCTCTCGGATAAGTTTAGAAAGTCTACTTAGGCTTACTTTATACCCAAAGTGTGACAGGAGTTCCATGTGGCTTTTGTTGTGGTTACAACAAAACAGAAATTATTCTTTAGTTTTAAAAGAGATCAGAATGAGAACCGGTTCTAAAAAGATTTCAAGCATCTAGGACCTCCGACATTGCGTCGGAGAACGAGGCGTAGTGCTTGTAATTTTCTGGGTGCTCTTTCATGTTTGAGTATTCATTAAGAGCCTCTATAGTTTGAGCATTGGGAATTTCTCGTTTAATTTCAAAAGGAATTCCCTGCTCACGAACAGTCTGACGAAGAAAAATGGTAATAGCAGTAGTAAGATCCATGCCTAAATCTCTGAGAAGCTCCTGAGCATTCTTTTTGAGCGTTGGATCCAAATTTATATTTGTGCTTACTTTTGCCATGATTACCCGCCTTTCTTGTAGTTTTGTTATACAAGATATAGGCAACAAAGTCAATTAATATGTGCGTATTATAGGTATAACACGCACATATTGTGGACATGTATTACTAACTTCTATTCTACTCTGCGCTCTTTAATGTGAAAGACAGTAGAACCGGGTTGTGATCAGAGTAGGCAAACTGCGTGTCAACATTTTTAGCGGTTGCAACAACGTTGTCCGAGACAATCCAGCCATCAACAGTGGTGGTGTATGTTTTGTCTTTCTCGTAAGGAATGTCATCTCCGCGGCAGGTAGGAACGTTGTTAAGGTTGTCTGGAGCCACAACAGTAAAGCCTTCTGGCAAATCAGATTTTTTGAGTTCCGCTACCCAGTCAGGTACTTGCTGGATGGAAGGATAAAGAGTAAGCGAGCCTAAAATTGCATGGTTCCAGTCGCCGCCCGCAATAACGTAATTACCCTTAGCGCGCTCTTCGGACATAACTTTGGTGAGAAGTGCAAGCTGCTGAGCTCGGCTGGTGCCACCTTTATCATAAGCAGACATGTGGCTGTTAATAAGTACCAGCTCATGACCATCACTTGTGGGGTAGCGTGTAATCATGAAGCAACGGTCTAGATCAAAGAATTTTGTTGGGAATGACTCGTCAATGGGATAGGTGCGACGAGTAGCGCTTGAAGCAAGTACGTTTGAAAGCGTAAGAATTCCCGAGTTAGAGGTTCCGTGGAATTCAGTGAGTGGATAGGCGAGAAACGCGGTGTGGAAGTTTTGAGCAAAATATGACGCATAAGAACTAAAGCGGTTCTCTGCTTCAGAAACCTGATTAACATGCCAGCTTCTATCAGATGAAGTATCAATTTCTTGGAAGAGAATAAAGTCAGGTGCAGCTCCACCATTGAGAGAAGAAACGGTGGTGAGAGCACCGTTTGTGGTGTATAGAACGGAGTTTCTGCTTACTGCGCGCCCGTGAGTTCCCACGGTACGTGTGCCATCCTGCATGATGCCTTCATCCATAAAGAAGGTGTAATCAGGTGTGTAAGCGCCAAAGCCAATGTTATAGGTTGAGGCTGTGTAAGTTTGGCCTACCTGCACCGTTGTAGCTTCAGGTGAGGCGCCTTGATTGGATATAGAGGTATTGTCAGGAATGCGGTAGTAAGTAAACTGCAGGTAGAGGACATACCCACCAAGAACTAGCAAAGCTAGAATAAATAGTCCGCCTACAAATTTAAAAAGGGGCGCAAGAACCCTTTTTAGTAGGCCAGTAATAAATTTAAGGCTAAGAGACAAAACTCTTTTCATGCAGACCTCATATCAGTTAAGTGTCGTATGATTTAAATGATAACTATTATGGATTGAAATTACGTTGAGGAGTTTGTATGTCGCTATTAAGAAATACAACACTAGAGCTTTTCAAACTCTCTGGCATTAGGCGTTTCTCGGCACTTGCTGCTGCAACACCGGGTTGTATTTCTTTAACCATTGGAGAGCCAGGAGAAGACACTCCATCCTCCATTTGCAATCAAGTAGACAAAGAGCTTGCGGCTGGAAACACTCACTACCCACCTAACATTGGTACTCCTGAGCTTAGAAGTGCGATTGCTGCTTGGGAGTCAGCTCGTGGAATGAAGGTCAGTCCAGACGGCATTGTGGTTACCGTGGGAGCAACAGAGGCTATTTCTGCTGCCATGTTGACGCTTATGAATCCAGATGATGAAGTTATCATCCCTGAACCAGCGTATTTGGTATATAGAACGCTTTGCCAGCTTAATCGTGGTGTTGTTGTGCCGCTTGATACCAGTGGTAATCATTTCCAGATTGATTCAGAGCAGCTTAAGTCAAAGATTTCCGAGAAGACAAAGCTCATGGTGCTGACTTCTCCAAATAATCCTACGGGATGTGTGTATACAAAAGAGTCGCTTGATGCGGTGGCAGAGCTTGCTCGCAAGCACGGCTTTTATGTTTTGTGCGATGACGTTTATAGAGAGCTTACGTACGTTCAGAATGTCCCTCGTTTTGCTGAGCTCTATCCAGATTTGGCTGATAGATGCATTGTGACAAATAGTTTCTCCAAACCATGGGCAATGACAGGTTGGAGACTTGGCTGGGTTGCCACCTCTGATGAGCTTGCGGCAGATATTGGAAAGGTCCACGCTCAGCTGGTCTCTTCCGTTCCTTCTTTTTTACAGCCAGCTGCTTTGTATGCACTTTCCTACGATGTCACGCCTATGCGCACAAATTATCAAAAGCGCAGGAAGATTGTTCTTTCTGCACTTGAAGACATGAAGCTTCCTGTTGAAGAGCCAGAAGGCGCCTTCTATGCATTTCCTTCAATCAAGGAATTTGCCATTGATTCTGAGGCGTTTTGTGAGCGAGCAATTAAAGAGTTTGGTGTTGCATTGGTGCCTGGTGTTTTCTTTGGCGCTGAGGGGTATGTGCGTATCAGTTATGCTGCTTCTGACAAGAATCTGACAGAAGGTCTTTCTCGCCTTAAGATTTTTGTTAATACTTTGCGAGAAGAACAAAACTAACTCAAATACAGAGCTTTCTGTGGTAGGGTTTTACTGTCAATAGAGGAGCGAGCACGATGGGTTCTGGGTTAGCCGGCAGGCAGTGACCCCAGAAGGAGGCGAGGTTCGCCGAACTTGGCAATCAGGCGTGGTTGTCAGGTGGGCTTGTATGAAATACATGCAAGACTGTCCGAGATTTCGGGGGTGCTACTTTGACGGTGTATTGCGCCCCCAATTTGAGGGGGAGCTTTGAGTAAGAAACCGTTTGTTTCTGCAGATGCCCTAGAGGTAATTACTAAGACGTATCCAACGCCATTTCACTTGTATAACAAGGCAGAGATTGTTCGCCGAGCAAAGCTTTTGCAAGAGGCTTTTAGTTGGAATACTGGCTTTAAAGAGTACTTTGCCGTGAAGGCCACGCCAAACCCTTACATTGTGAAGTTGCTGGCAGAGCTTGGTTGCGGCTGTGACTGCGCAAATGCTACAGAGCTTACCCTTGCAAAAGCCTGTGGAGTTACAGGTCAAAACATTATGCTCTCGTCAAACGACACTACGGTGCTTGACTTTGCACGCGCTCATGAGCTGGGAGCCATTATCAACTTAGATGCTGGCGGCGATATGCTTACAACGCTTGAAGATGCGGTGGGAAGTACTATGCCTCAGGTTATGTGCGCACGTCTTAATCCTGGCGGTGTGTTTGAGTCGCAAAACGGCATTATTGGAAATCCCGATGATGCTAAGTTTGGCATGACAGAAGAGCAGCTTTTCCAGACGTTTGCGTACCTTAAGACTAAAGGTGTTACTGAGTTTGGTCTTCATGCATTCCTGGCTAGTAATGCTCAAGAAGAAGATTACTATCCAAACCTTGCGCGCGTTCTCTTTGAGCTGGCTGTTAAGCTGCATAGAGAACTTGATATTCATATTGGATTTATTGATCTTTCTGGTGGCATTGGCGTGGCGTATGAGCCAAATCAGGTTGAGCCTGATGTCTTGGCCATTGGTCAGGGCGTAAAGTGTGCTTTTGAAGAGGTCTTGGTTCCCGCTGGCATGGGCGACGTTTCCATTTACACCGAGCTTGGTCGTTGGCTTTTGGGTCCCGCTGGCGCACTTGTTACCCGCGTTTTGCACCAAAAAGAGACATATCGTCACTACCTTGGCGTGGACGCTTGTGCGGCAAATCTCATGCGTCCTGCAATCTACGACGCCTACCACCACATCACCGTTATGGGCAAAGAGGATGCTCCTGCAACACATACGTACAACGTTGTGGGTGGACTTTGCGAGAATAACGATCAGTTTGCAAAGAATCGCCAGCTCCCAAAGGTGGCTGTGGGTGACCTCTTGTTTATCCACGATACCGGCGCACATGGTTTCTCGATGGGCTATAACTACAACGGTCGTCTTCGCTCCGCTGAGCTGCTGCTTCTAGAAGATGGATCTGTGCAACTCATTCGTCGCGCTGAGACAGAGGCTGATTACTTTGCAACGCTTGCATTTGACGGCTCAGACTTTTCAGATCTTGCACAACAAACATCTATAAACACCACACGTTAGAGGGCGAGAAAAACTATGGATATGAAGAACATAACTGGTGCAATTACCGCATTAGTAACCCCATTTGATGCTCAAGGAAATGTTGATTTTGAGGCACTTGAGCACTTTGTTGACTTCCAGATTGAACAGGGAATTGACGGTATTCTCGCTCTAGGCACTACCGGAGAGTCCTCAACCATGACAGACGAGGAGGACATCGAGGTAGTCAAGACAATTCTTGCACGAGCCCAGGGTAGAGTCCCTGTTATCGGTGGTGCTGGTTCCAACTCTTCTGCTGAGTCTTTGCGCAAAGCAGAAGCTCTTGAGAAGGCAGGTGTTGATGGTCTGCTACTGATTACTCCTTACTACAATAAGAGTAATGAAGAGGGCATCTACCAGCACTTCTCGTATGTACTAGACCGCGTTGATGTCCCTTGTATCTTGTATAATATCCCCGGTAGAACGGGCTGCTCAATTTCTGAACGCAACGTTCAGAGACTTGCAGCACATCCAAATGCATGGGGTATTAAAGAGGCTTCTGGAGACATTGCATATGCAACAAGGGTTGCTCGTTATTTGAGCGATGACTTTACTATGTGGTCAGGAAATGACGACATGATTGTGCCTTTGCTTTCTCTTGGTGCTTCCGGTGTTATTTCTGTTTGGTCTAACCTTGATCCAAAGATGGTTCATGACCTGGTAGCTGCGTGGCATCGCGGAGAGATTTCTCTTGCCCGTGAGCTGCAACTTCAGTATCTTGACCTGGTCCATGCACTTTTCTGCGAGGTTAATCCAATTCCTGTAAAAGCCGCGCTGGCTCGTATGGGACTTATGGAAGAGAATTATCGTCTGCCTCTGTGGAAGATGACGGAAGAGCACGCTGAGGTGCTTGAAAATGCTATGAGAAAGGCTGGTCTTCTTGATGCCTAGTGCAGTAGTTATTGGTACCGGCAAGATGGGAAAGCTCATTGAGCAAACCCTGATTGATCACGGCTTTGAAGTGCTTGGTGCTTTTGGTCACGAGAATATCAATCAGCTGAATACCGTTGTGCAGACGCCTGATGTGGTTGTGGATTTCTCTGGCGTTGCTGCCTTTGATGCTGTTGTCGGCTTTGTACGTGAGCGCGGGTGTGCGTTGGTTTCTGGCACCACGGGTTTCTCGCCAGAGCAACTTTCAGAGCTGAAGCAGCTGGGAGAGAGTGCGCCTGTGATCCACGCGGCAAACTATTCGGTGGGTGTTGCTGTGCTGAGGCGTGCGGTGACCATGGCTGCTGAAGCACTTAACGGCTGGGATACAGAAATTGTGGAGACGCACCACAACCAGAAGGTTGATGCTCCGTCCGGCACAGCAAAACTGCTTTTAGCTGCTATTGACCCAGAGGGAACTCGTCCCGTTGTTTCTGGTCGCGAGGGTTTCTGTGGAGCTCGCACTAAAGACGAGATTGGCGTGTTTGCACTGAGAGGCGGCACAGTGGCTGGCACTCATGAGGTGCACTTCTTTGGACAGGATGAGGAAGTGTGTCTGATGCATCGCGCAACATCTCGTCAGATTTTTGTGAACGGTGCCGTTGCTTGTGCTGAGAAATTGCTTACAAAAGCTCCAGGTTTTTATACCTTCGAAGATTTAATTTTTGGATAAAAGCATGCGCTGGCTTGTAAGAGTCGACGCCTGTTTGTTTAAGAAAGGACGCGCATGGACGCCCAGGAAATTATCAATTACATTGCCACTTCTGAGAAGAAAACTCCCGTTAAGCTGTATGTTA is a window of Lancefieldella parvula DSM 20469 DNA encoding:
- a CDS encoding diaminopimelate decarboxylase family protein, coding for MSKKPFVSADALEVITKTYPTPFHLYNKAEIVRRAKLLQEAFSWNTGFKEYFAVKATPNPYIVKLLAELGCGCDCANATELTLAKACGVTGQNIMLSSNDTTVLDFARAHELGAIINLDAGGDMLTTLEDAVGSTMPQVMCARLNPGGVFESQNGIIGNPDDAKFGMTEEQLFQTFAYLKTKGVTEFGLHAFLASNAQEEDYYPNLARVLFELAVKLHRELDIHIGFIDLSGGIGVAYEPNQVEPDVLAIGQGVKCAFEEVLVPAGMGDVSIYTELGRWLLGPAGALVTRVLHQKETYRHYLGVDACAANLMRPAIYDAYHHITVMGKEDAPATHTYNVVGGLCENNDQFAKNRQLPKVAVGDLLFIHDTGAHGFSMGYNYNGRLRSAELLLLEDGSVQLIRRAETEADYFATLAFDGSDFSDLAQQTSINTTR
- a CDS encoding pyridoxal phosphate-dependent aminotransferase produces the protein MSLLRNTTLELFKLSGIRRFSALAAATPGCISLTIGEPGEDTPSSICNQVDKELAAGNTHYPPNIGTPELRSAIAAWESARGMKVSPDGIVVTVGATEAISAAMLTLMNPDDEVIIPEPAYLVYRTLCQLNRGVVVPLDTSGNHFQIDSEQLKSKISEKTKLMVLTSPNNPTGCVYTKESLDAVAELARKHGFYVLCDDVYRELTYVQNVPRFAELYPDLADRCIVTNSFSKPWAMTGWRLGWVATSDELAADIGKVHAQLVSSVPSFLQPAALYALSYDVTPMRTNYQKRRKIVLSALEDMKLPVEEPEGAFYAFPSIKEFAIDSEAFCERAIKEFGVALVPGVFFGAEGYVRISYAASDKNLTEGLSRLKIFVNTLREEQN
- a CDS encoding DUF438 domain-containing protein, producing the protein MAQVLDLSKSVYEICTKFPVIKGLMAENGFAEITEPGRLQTMGRFMTIPKGCDHKGVDLEELKAIFRSHGFTILGDEEPIAADTPSDEKPADTEATDAPIAQTPKERKALIAQYLERLNDGEDIEAVREDFARNFKDVSGSEISTAEQELIAGGVPMEKVLKLCDVHAALFEGKVSCAPTGAAEETPGHPVWTMRQENDRILAFIHDRVAPDVRRARTLNESSSNEECAGVAAILKADMDAFDEVFVHYKRKEELLFPHLERHDITGPSKVMWGKDDEVRNAVNGAEALLETAYGQYDAGLMAGVADYLDEAIEGAESMASKEENVLIPLSLEHLTATQWTQIAAEENEFGHAFGVNPPSWHADPLELANDKLKEMEAAGAMGENNAEAEEEAISADGKVKLSTGEFTIPQLEAVFATIPLDITFVDADDKTRYFSHGDTRAFPRPKSCLGRDVYDCHPPKSQEAVRRILTEFKSGKRDCSEFWFEVKDKFLYVRYFAVRDEKGNYLGALETTQDIGPIRALEGENRRGSDS
- a CDS encoding ATP-binding cassette domain-containing protein, encoding MKESFLSIKEIFHIGNGKINVLVFLAVLAVISSFLEIYSIQYMQSLSKVFSTTVSNDLFQIGFICAKFLMLIVLSTIVRNYFCFRVSVFSNDIIKNVRDKAYSKLTDTEYELAIIHDNAFYINLIDNNVNKLSLIFSTSFFTLCSDIFDTVWICFFMIQINITSLLILIVGILPLVLIGNISASEQKKFAENTIKLNEDLIEKINETNDNFSYIKLFKGKEREANRFNRINIDILENDNLSSAALSIFFVIEKSIRYLFVAISLFFLCKDVLAQDGNWMILIPFLLYVQRFYNPFSNLNKYSQLIQKSVSSADKLIDFIISKPTEEISTIQFISDSSESEIVLSGISKNYESETILEDVTFSFKEGINLIDGKSGVGKSTLLKILLGLIKSSSGKVTIYSRADDLNLYAYSGQSNKLFNLSVIENLIYPKTVDHLSSSERMKLESLLDEFGFRKSILNKDIAKEGENLSGGERKRLSILRALIRPSKVVILDEPFANLDSNNIEIIARKIQDLSKNRIVIIVSHETSFPDSLKFNTHLTISGT
- a CDS encoding type II toxin-antitoxin system RelB/DinJ family antitoxin; this translates as MAKVSTNINLDPTLKKNAQELLRDLGMDLTTAITIFLRQTVREQGIPFEIKREIPNAQTIEALNEYSNMKEHPENYKHYASFSDAMSEVLDA
- a CDS encoding MFS transporter; translation: MLQRLLGTKYAYAIVATCIVIMFLPCAIILTCFGIFITPVSNYFGVPRVAFSAVFSVLCIAMTIALPFIGKFYKSHDTRLVLSASVIICAASYGAMSAAQEIWHFYLCAVGLGIGVPALMFLCVPALINDWFDQRVGTFMGLCFAFTGIGGTVFNPIGSAIISSSPEGWRACYLIFALVMLVGTLPFTLFVIREKPQDLGLTPLTFSSIGEKNVEVEETTSTDISADDAMKYPEFYMVAAFYALITLNQQISQYFPSYAATFAETAPAIAAATGLLAGATMLGQAIGKVLLGALSDISVKLACFVGIFSGIVSLLMLGIKLPILPLLLAGTFLFGIAYALTTVGSPLLVRTVFGKKDSTLIYSRIAGVSCFVSACALIIWSLIVDGSAHGFLVLFGIGIVLMSTCLALALTALKRADKRA
- the dapA gene encoding 4-hydroxy-tetrahydrodipicolinate synthase, which codes for MDMKNITGAITALVTPFDAQGNVDFEALEHFVDFQIEQGIDGILALGTTGESSTMTDEEDIEVVKTILARAQGRVPVIGGAGSNSSAESLRKAEALEKAGVDGLLLITPYYNKSNEEGIYQHFSYVLDRVDVPCILYNIPGRTGCSISERNVQRLAAHPNAWGIKEASGDIAYATRVARYLSDDFTMWSGNDDMIVPLLSLGASGVISVWSNLDPKMVHDLVAAWHRGEISLARELQLQYLDLVHALFCEVNPIPVKAALARMGLMEENYRLPLWKMTEEHAEVLENAMRKAGLLDA
- a CDS encoding endonuclease/exonuclease/phosphatase family protein, whose product is MKRVLSLSLKFITGLLKRVLAPLFKFVGGLFILALLVLGGYVLYLQFTYYRIPDNTSISNQGASPEATTVQVGQTYTASTYNIGFGAYTPDYTFFMDEGIMQDGTRTVGTHGRAVSRNSVLYTTNGALTTVSSLNGGAAPDFILFQEIDTSSDRSWHVNQVSEAENRFSSYASYFAQNFHTAFLAYPLTEFHGTSNSGILTLSNVLASSATRRTYPIDESFPTKFFDLDRCFMITRYPTSDGHELVLINSHMSAYDKGGTSRAQQLALLTKVMSEERAKGNYVIAGGDWNHAILGSLTLYPSIQQVPDWVAELKKSDLPEGFTVVAPDNLNNVPTCRGDDIPYEKDKTYTTTVDGWIVSDNVVATAKNVDTQFAYSDHNPVLLSFTLKSAE
- a CDS encoding spermidine synthase, with product MSEKQLTAHDMELLICAGIYVEPQTLSGPALVFPISDGEGGEIRVLWQGGAYESATYTDSRKNQLVFPYLELYDLLFEAACPVHSVLMIGAGGCSYPRYLVAHHPEVSCDALEIDPKIAALARSHFFVDEAIRESNNRLQLQIADGVEYIKSLSTSNNKHYDAILNDCFIGEAPPAAMMTVEWMSLVAQCLTPGGRYLTNVVSAQVGEDAHQLEALMDAARMVFEQVKVVPLDLEVDPTEPDNLMLVCQRA